In the Leifsonia sp. 466MF genome, one interval contains:
- a CDS encoding ABC transporter permease, with protein MSIAYLGRESLRQLKNMRAMIFTLAVPLVMLFAFGGTFGGAGQVDSTTHLPWIVVTTIQVAAYGGMMSALSQAFQIVTERSIGWNRQLRITPLSGTGYLVSKLVAALALALFSIVVIIGVSIALYHPDLSVGSWLLAGLGIWCGVIPFALLGILIGQFAKPEFAQPLFMAVFMGMAVLGGLWIPLQVFPAWVADVARAVPSYWLNRVGQLGALQSGDALTPAIVLTAWALALGALIVWRYRRDAARG; from the coding sequence ATGAGCATCGCCTACCTGGGGCGCGAGTCCCTCCGCCAGCTGAAGAACATGCGTGCGATGATCTTCACCCTCGCCGTCCCTCTCGTCATGCTGTTCGCCTTCGGGGGCACGTTCGGAGGCGCCGGGCAGGTCGATTCGACGACGCACCTGCCGTGGATCGTGGTCACGACCATCCAGGTCGCCGCCTACGGCGGGATGATGTCGGCTCTGTCGCAGGCATTCCAGATCGTCACCGAGCGCTCCATCGGCTGGAACCGGCAGCTGCGGATCACGCCGCTGAGCGGCACGGGCTACCTCGTGTCGAAGCTCGTCGCCGCCCTGGCGCTCGCCCTATTCAGCATCGTCGTCATCATCGGCGTCTCCATCGCCCTGTACCATCCCGACCTGTCCGTCGGCAGCTGGCTGCTCGCCGGGCTGGGGATCTGGTGCGGTGTGATCCCGTTCGCGCTGCTCGGCATCCTGATCGGGCAGTTCGCCAAGCCGGAGTTCGCCCAGCCGCTGTTCATGGCCGTCTTCATGGGCATGGCCGTGCTCGGCGGCCTGTGGATCCCGCTGCAGGTGTTTCCCGCCTGGGTGGCGGACGTGGCGCGGGCCGTTCCGTCGTACTGGCTCAACCGCGTCGGTCAGCTCGGCGCGCTGCAGAGCGGCGACGCGCTGACGCCGGCGATCGTGCTCACCGCGTGGGCGCTGGCGCTGGGGGCGCTCATCGTCTGGCGCTACCGGCGCGATGCGGCGCGGGGCTGA
- a CDS encoding ABC transporter ATP-binding protein, translating into MNETPAIHLSGLRKTFGALTAVDGVDLSIRPGEVVALLGPNGAGKSTTIDLALGLARPTAGRAELFGAPPRQAVAAGRVGAMLQGGALLPTLTVAESVALVAAAHRHPLSVAEALERARCTEIARQRVSKLSGGQLQRARFAVAVVSDPDLLFLDEPTAAMDVEARRTFWQSMREFTDAGRTVVFATHYLDEADEYADRIVMMARGRIVADGTPAEVKAVVSGRRIRATAAFPETGAGTAALNALPGVRSAERRGDVLTLVSDDSDATLRALLATHHDIHDIEVTAHTMDEAFLALTEARDTEGAHS; encoded by the coding sequence GTGAACGAGACACCCGCCATCCACCTGTCCGGCCTGCGCAAGACCTTCGGCGCGCTCACGGCCGTCGACGGCGTCGACCTGAGCATCCGCCCGGGCGAGGTCGTCGCCCTGCTCGGCCCGAACGGCGCCGGCAAGTCCACCACCATCGATCTCGCACTCGGGCTTGCACGTCCGACCGCGGGCCGGGCTGAGCTGTTCGGTGCGCCACCGCGGCAGGCGGTCGCCGCCGGCCGGGTCGGCGCGATGCTGCAGGGCGGCGCGCTGCTGCCCACGCTGACGGTCGCCGAGTCGGTGGCGCTGGTCGCCGCGGCCCACCGGCACCCCCTCAGCGTCGCCGAGGCCCTCGAACGCGCGCGGTGCACGGAGATCGCGCGTCAGCGCGTCTCCAAGCTGTCCGGCGGTCAGCTCCAGCGCGCACGGTTCGCCGTCGCCGTCGTCTCCGACCCGGACCTCCTGTTCCTCGACGAGCCGACGGCCGCGATGGATGTGGAGGCGCGCCGCACCTTCTGGCAGTCGATGCGCGAGTTCACCGACGCCGGGCGGACGGTCGTGTTCGCCACCCACTACCTCGACGAGGCGGACGAGTACGCCGACCGCATCGTCATGATGGCGCGCGGACGGATCGTGGCCGACGGCACGCCCGCGGAGGTCAAGGCGGTCGTGTCCGGTCGCCGCATCCGCGCCACCGCTGCCTTCCCGGAGACCGGTGCCGGCACCGCAGCGCTGAACGCGCTCCCCGGAGTGCGCAGCGCCGAGCGCCGCGGCGACGTCCTCACCCTCGTCAGCGACGACTCCGACGCCACCCTGCGCGCACTGCTCGCGACCCACCACGACATCCACGACATCGAAGTGACCGCGCACACCATGGACGAGGCCTTCCTCGCCCTCACCGAGGCGCGCGACACGGAAGGAGCACACTCATGA
- a CDS encoding Calx-beta domain-containing protein, with protein MSRPTARFRLASALTLLALSGLGVVAAASPALADPPVSVQPAPADALTPLVDCVQDAPLGTVAARTVVLGYRSTASVPVSVPAGGGSNDLTTGAVDRGQPSVFEPGEHHGVWLLTVDAAAEPTLGWRLGPTTTDFAAAPACTAATAVTLSTPAKVAAGGTAAVSATVTRMLLAAPGSGTVAFALDGGAQVVAPVSASGVARADLPVSAAGAHTVTATFQPEQASGLLSAVGTATFTATAPSAPLTVATDSVVAGSTSVLVTVARSSGAGDATVDVMTADGTARAGADYTALATTVALADGQTTATVRVPLASRPAGSPAATFFVLLQRASTSVTTASATVALPAVAAVAPATAAAAGTHGGNAAPAAVSSVLPPDDPTAAGPGATTAAGQDLALLFGGILLTAGGILGVLGLVRAAGMREARA; from the coding sequence GTGAGCCGACCGACCGCCCGCTTCCGCCTGGCGTCGGCGCTCACCCTTCTCGCTCTTTCCGGCCTCGGGGTCGTCGCCGCTGCCTCTCCGGCGCTGGCGGATCCGCCCGTCTCCGTGCAGCCCGCGCCGGCCGATGCGCTCACCCCGCTGGTCGACTGTGTTCAGGATGCGCCGCTCGGCACCGTCGCGGCCCGCACGGTCGTGCTCGGCTACCGTTCGACGGCGTCCGTGCCGGTCTCCGTCCCCGCTGGAGGCGGGTCGAACGACCTCACGACCGGTGCCGTCGACCGGGGCCAGCCGTCCGTCTTCGAGCCGGGCGAGCATCACGGTGTCTGGCTTCTGACCGTGGATGCCGCTGCCGAGCCCACGCTCGGCTGGCGCCTGGGCCCGACCACCACCGACTTCGCCGCCGCACCCGCCTGCACGGCGGCGACCGCTGTCACTCTCAGTACGCCGGCGAAGGTCGCGGCCGGCGGCACGGCTGCCGTCTCGGCGACGGTGACTCGGATGCTGCTCGCGGCCCCCGGATCCGGCACGGTCGCCTTCGCCCTCGACGGAGGGGCGCAGGTCGTTGCGCCCGTCTCCGCGTCCGGCGTCGCGCGCGCCGACCTCCCGGTGTCCGCCGCTGGCGCGCACACCGTCACGGCGACGTTCCAGCCCGAGCAGGCGTCCGGGCTCCTCAGCGCGGTCGGAACCGCGACGTTCACCGCGACGGCACCGAGTGCCCCGCTGACCGTCGCGACCGACTCGGTCGTCGCCGGGAGCACCAGCGTCCTCGTCACTGTTGCCCGCTCGTCCGGCGCAGGCGATGCGACGGTCGACGTCATGACCGCCGACGGCACCGCCCGCGCAGGCGCCGACTACACGGCGCTGGCAACTACGGTCGCGCTGGCCGACGGTCAGACGACGGCCACGGTCCGGGTGCCGCTCGCCTCCCGCCCTGCGGGATCGCCCGCCGCCACCTTCTTCGTGTTGCTGCAGCGCGCATCCACCTCGGTGACGACGGCGTCGGCGACCGTCGCGCTGCCTGCCGTCGCCGCCGTGGCGCCCGCGACGGCAGCGGCCGCAGGCACGCATGGCGGTAATGCTGCGCCGGCGGCGGTCTCGTCCGTGCTCCCGCCGGACGACCCGACGGCCGCCGGCCCGGGCGCGACGACGGCCGCCGGACAGGACCTCGCCCTGCTGTTCGGGGGCATCCTGCTCACCGCGGGCGGCATCCTCGGCGTCCTCGGGCTCGTGCGCGCCGCGGGGATGCGCGAAGCACGGGCATGA